GTGCGGTCCGGGTGGATGATGGCAAGGTCCGCGTCCGCGCCCACCGTGATGCCGCCCTTGCGCGGGAAAAGCCCCATCGCCTTCGCCGGGCCGGTGGAGAGCTTGTCGCACATCTGCTCGATGGTGATGCGCCCCGCCTTCACGCCGTGCGTGTAGGTGAGCGGCAGCAGCGTCTCCAGGCCCGGCATCCCCATGGGGATCTTGGTCCAGTCGCCCTCCCACATCGCCTTCTGCTCGCGCGTGAACGTGCAGGTGTCGGTGGAGATGGCGGTGACGGTGCCGTCCTTGATGCCCTTCCACAGCCGCTCGCTGTCCGCCGGCTTCTTGAGCTGCGGGCAGCAGGCGAAGAGATGCCCGTCCTCGCGGTCGAACACGGAGTCGTCCAGCACCAGGTACTGCACGCACGTCTCCGCGATCACCGGGACGCCGCGGGCCTGCGCGGCCTGGATGATCTCCGTCCCCTCCGCCGTGCTCATGTGCACGATGTAGAGCTGGCCGCCGGTGACCTCGCTCCACGCGACCGCGCGCTGGATCGCCTCGGCCTCGATGAAGTTGGGGCGGGTGATGCGGTGCAGCGCTGCGCCGTGCTCCTTCATCAGCTCCGGCGTGTGGTGGCGCGCGATCAGCTCGTCCAGCACGCGCGACGACTCGGCGTGCACGAGCAGCATGGCGCCCAGGTCGCGCATCTTCTCCAGCGTGCCGAACATGGCGCGATCGTCGGACTGCCAGCCCTCGGACTCGTAGATCATGAACTCCTTGAAGGTGGTGAAGCCCCGCTCCACCATGCCCTCGATCTGGTCCTTGTGCTCGTCCCAGCGCGTGATGCAGATGTGGAAGGTGTAGTCGATCAGCGCCTTCCCTTCCGCCTTCTTCATCCACGCGTCCGCCGCGTCGGCCAGCGAGTCGCCCGCGTACGGGATCGCGAAGTCGATCAGCGTGGTCACGCCGCCGCGCGCCCCGGCCCGCGTCCCGCTGCGGTAGTCGTCGCTCGACGTGGTGCCGCAGAAGGGCAGCTCCAGGTGCACGTGCACGTCCAGCACGCCGGGAATCACGTAGTGCCCCGCGGCGTCGATCACCTGCGCATCGCCCGCGTCCAGCGCCTCGCCGAGCGCCACGATCTTCTCGCCCGCGATGCCCACGTCGCCCACGAACGTGCCCGCCGGCGTCACCACGGTCCCGCCACGCACCACCTTGTCGAGTCTCATCGCGCAGTTCGCTTCCGGAGAAGGGTCACGTCGTTAGATGGGAAGATGCGGATCGGCCGAACGCCGAAGCCACTCGGTAGACGCGCCGAATCGGGTGCCATCGAGAGGCAGAGTTCGCTTAAGCCGAAACGATCAGGCCGCCGATGGTCCGCCGGTGGTATGAAACCACCGGCTTGGAACTGCGGTCGTCCTGCGGACGAGGCTCCACATCCACCCCAGCTCCCCCGCAGTTGCCGAAGCATCGGAGCTTCGATGCCTGCGACGCGCTCCACCGCTTGAGCCACGAAGATGCCGGTCCGCAGGACCATCGCAGTTCATAGCCGGGCGTTTTATACGCCCGGCGATTCGTCGCGACGGCGTCGACGAGAGCGGGAAGAGACGCATCCAAGACTCCTCGGATGCCCCTCATCTCCCGAACCGCATCTCACCCCTGCTCGATCTTCGTGAGGGCGCGGTCGATCACGTCGATCGCGAAGTCGGCGTCCTCGGCGGTGATGCACATGGGGGGCTTGATGCGGACGACGTTGCCGTCCAGCCCGCCCTTGCCGATCAGCACGCCCATCTCGCGGCACAGCTCCAGCAGCTCCAGCGTCTCCTGCTTGGCCGGCTCGCGGGTGCCGCGGTCGCGGACGAGCTCCATCCCCAGCATCAGCCCCATGCCGCGCACGTCGCCGATCAGCCGGTACTTGTGCATCAGCGCCTCCAGCCCCGCCTTGAGCCGCCCGCCCACCACGCGGGAGTTTTCCTGCAGGCCGTCCTCGTCGATCACGTCCAGCACGGCCATGCCCGCCGCCATGCTCACCGCGTTGCCGCCGTACGTGTTGAAGTGCACGCGCTGGCTCAGCGTCTCCGCGATCTCGCGCGTGGTGGTCACGGCCGCGAGCGGGATGCCGTTGCCGATGCCCTTCGCCATCGTGACGATGTCCGGCACCACGTCCCAGTTCTGGAATCCCCAGTAGTGCTCGCCCGTCCGCCCGAAGCCCGTCTGCACCTCGTCCGCGATACACAGGCCGCCCGCCGCGCGCACGGCCCCGTACGCCTCGCGGAAGAAGTTGGGCGCCGACGTCGTCGCGCCGCCCACACCCTGGATGGGCTCGGCGATGAACGCGGCGATCTTACCCGGCGTGGAGTAGCGGACGAGGTCGCGGATGTCGTCCACCGTCCGCGTCGCCACCTCTTCCGGCGTGCCCGTGAACGGGCTGCGGAACGGGTCCGGATTGACGGCGTGGTGGATGCCGTCCGGCCGCACGCCCGGGTACTTCCACGTGGAGTGCGACGTGAGCTGCATCGTGGACGGCGACGCACCGTGGTAGGCGTTGCGCAGGGCGATCACGTCGTGGTTGCCGGTGTACAGGCGTGCCATCATGATCGCCAGGTCGTTCGCCTCGCTGCCGCTGTTCACGAAGTAGGTCACGTTCAGCCCGTCAGGCATCTTGGACGCGAGCTTCTTGGCGAACTGCGGAAGGTGCGGGTGCAGGTAGATGGTCGTGGCGTGCTGCAGCGTCTCCGTCTGCCGCTTCACCGCGCCCACGACTTTGGGATGGCAGTGGCCGCACGAGACCGTGACGATGCCGGCGAACATGTCCAGGTAGCGCTTGCCCGTCTCGTCGAAGAGCCACTGCATGTGGCCCTCCACGATCATGATTGGGTCGCGGTACAGGGTGAAGACCGCAGGGTTCACGTACTCGCGGCGCATGGCCAGCACCTCGGCGCGCGAGGGGCCAGTGTACGGGCGCGGGCGGTGGTCGCTCGCAGGCATCTGCACGGTGGGCTCGGTCAGCAGGTCGGTCATGGCGCGCTCGCAGAAGAGAAAGGCACGCCGGGAGATGCGGGAACGCCGTCTCCCGGCGATGTCCATCGATGGATGAAGGTCCTGCCGGGGCGTCAGACCGCCGCCGTCACCTCGGCCGCAGCGGGGGCGTAGCCCTCGGCCTCGTAGCCGCCGTGGTACTCGTCGGCCGCGGGGCGGCGGATCTGCGACTGGCGCACCACGCGGTCGCGCCGCAGCCCTCGGAAGTCCTCCACCGTCTTCCATCCCTTGTCCGCGTTACGCTCCAGGAACTCGCTGAGCCCGCTGACCAGGTTGCGGATCACGTTCGGGCCCACCGCGCTGTCCAGCATGGCCGCCGTGCACACCTGCACGGTGCCCGCGCCGAGGAGGAAGTAGCTGAGCGCCTGCGTGAAGTCGCTCACGCCGCCGATGGCCGAGAACGCCTTGTCCGGGAACGCCTGCGTCATCTTCGCCATGTTCGCGAGCGACATCGGGAGGATCGCCGGGCCGCCCAAACCGCCGCTGGAGACCAGGCCGTCCACGTTGATCTCGAACTCCAGGGAGTTCGGGTCGATGAGCGGCAGCGAGGGGAAGGTGTTCGACGAGACCACCGCGTCGGCCCCGCTGCGGAAGCAGGCGCCGGCCTCGACCACGATGTCCGCCGTCGCCGGGGTGAGCTTGCACCAAACGGGGATCTTCGCGACCTCCTTGACGGCGGCCGCGGTGGACGAGACGAGCTCCTGGTCCTTGCCCAGGTTGGCGCCCATGTCCTTCCGGTCCATGTGCGGGCAGGAGAAGTTCAGCTCCAGCCCGTCCGCCCCGGCGTCCTGGCATCCTTCCGCGAGGAGCTGCCAGTTGCGCATCTCCGCGTCGCTGCCCGAGCCGGCCATGATGGAGGCGATGAGCACGCGGTCGGGATACTGCGCCTTGATGTTGCGGATGCGCGGCAGCCACCAGTCCAGCGCCTTGTCGCTGATCAGCTCCCAGTTCCACGACGAATGTAGCGCCGCGCCGGGCATCTTCTTCATCGACACGCGGTTGGTCGCCGCCTCGGTGCGCATGAACTTGGTCTTCGCGCCGTAGACGTTCACCACCGGGTGCAGGCCGATGGTCTTCGCCACCACCCCGCCCCATCCGTACTCGAAGGCGCGCAGGATGTTGGCCTCGCTCTCCGTCGGCGGCGCCGACGAGAGGAGGAACGGATTGGGGAAGTGGATGCCGGTGAAGTCGACCGAAGTGTCTGCGCTCATCTCGCCCTCCAAGGGTTCGGCACGTCCGCCGCGCATCTCGCGAGATGCCGGGCGGTGCGGATTCTACAGCACTCGATCAGGCCCTACGACATCCAGTTGACGCCCGCCTCGCGGTTCCACTTGGTTGTCATCTTCTTGCTCTGCGTCCAGAACTCGATGGAGCCGCGCCCGGTGATGTCGCCCACGCCGAACTTGCTGTCGTTCCAGCCGCCGAACGAGAAGGGCTCACGCGGCACCGGCACGCCCACGTTCACGCCCACCATGCCCGCGCTCGCGCGGTCCATGACGTAGCGCGCCATGCCGCCGCTCTCGGTGTAGACCGACGCCGCGTTGCCGTACGGCGACGCGTTCTCCACGCGGATCGCCGCGTCCACGTCGGGCGTGCGGACGATGGCGAGCACCGGCCCGAACACCTCCTCCTGCGCGATCTTCATCTCCGGCGTCACGTGGTCGATGATGGTCGGCCCCACGTAGAACCCGCCCTCCTGGCCTTCCACGACGGTGTTCCGGCCATCGACGAGCACCTTCGCCCCCGCCGCCTCGGCCTCCGCGATGTAGCGCTCGATCCGCTCCTTCGCCTGGGCGGAGATGACCGGGCCGAGCGTCTTGCCCGGCACCACGTCGCGCACGACCTCCACGAGACGCTGGACGACGCGGTCCACGTCCGAGACGCCCACCATGACCGAGGCGGCCATGCAGCGCTGGCCCGCGCAGCCGGACATGGAGGCGACCACGTTGCTGGCCGTCATCTCCACGTCCGCGTCCGGCAGCACGATCAGGTGGTTCTTCGCGCCGCCCAGGCACAGCGCGCGCTTGAGCGTGGCCGTCGCGCGGCGGTAGACGATCTTCGCCACCGCCGTGGAGCCGACGAAGGAGACGGCGGAGATCCCGGGATGGTCGCAGATGGCCTCCACCGTCTCGCGCCCTCCGTGCACCACGTTGAAGACGCCCTCGGGCAGCCCCGCCTCGCGCAGCAGGTCCGCGATGCGGCCGGCGCTGAGGGGGACCAGCTCGCTG
The sequence above is a segment of the Longimicrobiaceae bacterium genome. Coding sequences within it:
- the hydA gene encoding dihydropyrimidinase produces the protein MRLDKVVRGGTVVTPAGTFVGDVGIAGEKIVALGEALDAGDAQVIDAAGHYVIPGVLDVHVHLELPFCGTTSSDDYRSGTRAGARGGVTTLIDFAIPYAGDSLADAADAWMKKAEGKALIDYTFHICITRWDEHKDQIEGMVERGFTTFKEFMIYESEGWQSDDRAMFGTLEKMRDLGAMLLVHAESSRVLDELIARHHTPELMKEHGAALHRITRPNFIEAEAIQRAVAWSEVTGGQLYIVHMSTAEGTEIIQAAQARGVPVIAETCVQYLVLDDSVFDREDGHLFACCPQLKKPADSERLWKGIKDGTVTAISTDTCTFTREQKAMWEGDWTKIPMGMPGLETLLPLTYTHGVKAGRITIEQMCDKLSTGPAKAMGLFPRKGGITVGADADLAIIHPDRTHTVDPAELETNADWSPFEGWDLAGFARTTLSRGDVIVDDYRVVGQEGRGKWLPRTTAGLQATKREPARAG
- a CDS encoding aspartate aminotransferase family protein, which gives rise to MTDLLTEPTVQMPASDHRPRPYTGPSRAEVLAMRREYVNPAVFTLYRDPIMIVEGHMQWLFDETGKRYLDMFAGIVTVSCGHCHPKVVGAVKRQTETLQHATTIYLHPHLPQFAKKLASKMPDGLNVTYFVNSGSEANDLAIMMARLYTGNHDVIALRNAYHGASPSTMQLTSHSTWKYPGVRPDGIHHAVNPDPFRSPFTGTPEEVATRTVDDIRDLVRYSTPGKIAAFIAEPIQGVGGATTSAPNFFREAYGAVRAAGGLCIADEVQTGFGRTGEHYWGFQNWDVVPDIVTMAKGIGNGIPLAAVTTTREIAETLSQRVHFNTYGGNAVSMAAGMAVLDVIDEDGLQENSRVVGGRLKAGLEALMHKYRLIGDVRGMGLMLGMELVRDRGTREPAKQETLELLELCREMGVLIGKGGLDGNVVRIKPPMCITAEDADFAIDVIDRALTKIEQG
- a CDS encoding tRNA-dihydrouridine synthase — protein: MSADTSVDFTGIHFPNPFLLSSAPPTESEANILRAFEYGWGGVVAKTIGLHPVVNVYGAKTKFMRTEAATNRVSMKKMPGAALHSSWNWELISDKALDWWLPRIRNIKAQYPDRVLIASIMAGSGSDAEMRNWQLLAEGCQDAGADGLELNFSCPHMDRKDMGANLGKDQELVSSTAAAVKEVAKIPVWCKLTPATADIVVEAGACFRSGADAVVSSNTFPSLPLIDPNSLEFEINVDGLVSSGGLGGPAILPMSLANMAKMTQAFPDKAFSAIGGVSDFTQALSYFLLGAGTVQVCTAAMLDSAVGPNVIRNLVSGLSEFLERNADKGWKTVEDFRGLRRDRVVRQSQIRRPAADEYHGGYEAEGYAPAAAEVTAAV
- a CDS encoding CoA-acylating methylmalonate-semialdehyde dehydrogenase, with amino-acid sequence MKYPDVRNFLDGRFVDTQDLRHLDVFNPAEGQVISRVPLSSQEEVDQAVKSAQRAFPGWSATPIKERAQIFYRYRNLLEQNLDELTALVQEENGKVWGEAQAEVLKSMELTEFACSLPQMMAGEVMEVSKGVECRTDRHPVGVVASITPFNFPNMVPNWSMPNALMLGNCMILKPSELVPLSAGRIADLLREAGLPEGVFNVVHGGRETVEAICDHPGISAVSFVGSTAVAKIVYRRATATLKRALCLGGAKNHLIVLPDADVEMTASNVVASMSGCAGQRCMAASVMVGVSDVDRVVQRLVEVVRDVVPGKTLGPVISAQAKERIERYIAEAEAAGAKVLVDGRNTVVEGQEGGFYVGPTIIDHVTPEMKIAQEEVFGPVLAIVRTPDVDAAIRVENASPYGNAASVYTESGGMARYVMDRASAGMVGVNVGVPVPREPFSFGGWNDSKFGVGDITGRGSIEFWTQSKKMTTKWNREAGVNWMS